One window from the genome of Paramormyrops kingsleyae isolate MSU_618 chromosome 3, PKINGS_0.4, whole genome shotgun sequence encodes:
- the LOC111835673 gene encoding solute carrier family 22 member 7-like, whose protein sequence is MKFENLLAEINGFGKYQILLFLLLLIPRFTLPCHFLLNIFIGAVPSHHCDIHVLDDGEVFENFTQEQRMIVSIPAEEDGSPSSCQMFSQPQFHLLHGVSNATAEPAVPCQNGWVYDTGTFASTIATEWNLVCARKGISKATATIFFVGVMIGSVVFGILSDKFGRRPLLLVSYVSSIVFGLTSAFSSSYVMFAITRFFTGFALTGISIISIVLSVEWVDIEHRTFIGVFGSICWSVGNMILAGIAYAVNDWRPLLITVTVPLVFSVITWWWIPESARWLIANGKVEKAHFYLQKCAKCNRKAEVIANIKSEALLSIINVHNEDKSYTYLDLVRTPKMRRLALYTGIVWYGVASTYYGISLNVTGFGLNIYLTHFIYAAIEIPSKVCVYFCLDKLGRRYCQAGALILTGTCIAVNIFLPKDLWHFRTVIAVLGKGLSEASFTTVFLYTTELYPTVLRQNGVGYTNFMARMGGSVAPLILLLEDVWKPLPQVILCVVAMLSGFVAMLLRETHHTRLPETIEDIEQTRKLSVHVPVQEIDTPLKAIPREVS, encoded by the exons ATGAAGTTTGAGAACCTCCTTGCGGAAATAAATGGCTTTGGGAAGTATCAGATTCTGCTTTTTCTCTTGCTGCTTATTCCACGCTTCACCCTGCCCTGCCACTTCCTACTTAACATCTTCATCGGCGCCGTGCCGTCCCACCACTGCGACATCCACGTCCTGGATGATGGGGAAGTCTTTGAGAACTTCACTCAGGAGCAGAGGATGATCGTCTCTATTCCGGCTGAGGAAGATGGCAGTCCAAGTTCATGCCAGATGTTCTCACAGCCCCAGTTCCATCTCCTACATGGAGTCTCCAACGCTACAGCAGAACCTGCTGTTCCGTGTCAGAATGGATGGGTCTATGACACCGGCACCTTTGCTTCCACCATAGCGACTGAG TGGAACCTGGTCTGTGCCAGGAAAGGCATAAGCAAGGCCACCGCCACCATCTTCTTCGTGGGGGTCATGATTGGATCTGTGGTTTTCGGGATCCTTTCTGACAA GTTTGGCAGGAGACCCCTGTTGCTGGTGTCCTACGTGTCATCTATCGTGTTCGGGCTCACCAGTGCCTTCTCCAGCTCCTACGTCATGTTTGCCATCACAAGATTCTTCACTGGATTCGCGCTCACTGGAATCAGCATCATCTCTATTGTTCTCA GTGTCGAGTGGGTCGACATTGAGCACAGAACCTTCATCGGGGTGTTTGGGAGCATCTGCTGGAGCGTGGGCAATATGATCCTGGCGGGAATAGCCTACGCTGTTAATGACTGGAGGCCCCTCTTGATAACTGTGACTGTTCCTCTGGTTTTCTCAGTTATTACCTGGTG GTGGATTCCAGAGTCAGCCAGGTGGTTGATAGCCAACGGGAAGGTGGAGAAGGCTCACTTCTACCTGCAGAAATGTGCAAAATGTAACAGGAAGGCAGAGGTCATCGCAAACATCAAGTCAGAG GCCCTCCTCAGCATTATAAATGTCCATAATGAAGATAAAAGCTATACCTATCTTGATTTAGTTAGAACCCCAAAGATGAGGAGGCTGGCCTTGTATACAGGAATTGTTTG GTATGGAGTGGCTTCCACATATTATGGGATAAGCCTGAACGTCACAGGATTTGGTCTGAACATTTATCTGACTCACTTCATCTATGCTGCGATTGAAATTCCATCAAAAGTTTGCGTGTATTTCTGCCTGGACAAACTGGGCAGAAGGTACTGCCAAGCGGGGGCATTGATTTTAACTGGCACTTGCATTGCAGTAAATATCTTTTTGCCAAAGG ATTTGTGGCACTTCCGCACCGTTATCGCCGTCCTTGGCAAAGGGTTGTCCGAGGCCTCCTTCACAACGGTGTTCCTGTACACAACGGAGCTGTACCCCACCGTCCTCAG GCAAAACGGCGTGGGCTACACCAACTTCATGGCTCGCATGGGCGGGTCCGTCGCTCCGCTTATCCTGCTATTGGAGGACGTGtggaagcccctcccccaggttaTTCTCTGTGTGGTGGCCATGCTGTCTGGCTTTGTGGCAATGTTGCTCCGTGAGACGCACCACACACGCCTGCCAGAGACCATCGAGGACATCGAGCAGACAAG GAAATTATCAGTGCATGTTCCTGTCCAGGAGATTGACACCCCTCTGAAGGCGATACCCAGGGAAGTGAGCTGA